Proteins co-encoded in one Quercus robur chromosome 8, dhQueRobu3.1, whole genome shotgun sequence genomic window:
- the LOC126695703 gene encoding uncharacterized mitochondrial protein AtMg00310-like: MTIGIPFEVEKLLSNAGREILIKAVAQATPTYTMSVFKLSDFLCKELNSMMGNFWWGLKGRERRMAWVSWEKLCKPKSEGGMGFRDLKAFNLALLAKQGWRLLENPNSLAHRVYKAKYFANESFLNAQVGRRPSYAWRSIMAAKDIIMKGARWCIGNGLNVRI; the protein is encoded by the coding sequence ATGACAATTGGCATCCCATTTGAAGTAGAAAAGCTCTTATCCAACGCAGGCAGAGAAATCCTTATAAAAGCTGTGGCACAAGCTACCCCCACATACACGATGAGCGTGTTCAAGCTCTCGGACTTCTTGTGCAAGGAGTTGAACTCAATGATGGGTAATTTCTGGTGGGGTCTAAAAGGAAGGGAAAGGAGAATGGCGTGGGTTTCTTGGGAGAAATTATGCAAGCCAAAGTCCGAGGGAGGTATGGGGTTTAGGGATCTCAAAGCTTTCAACTTAGCTCTCTTAGCAAAGCAAGGATGGAGATTGTTGGAGAACCCAAACTCTCTGGCTCATAGAGTATACAAAGCTAAGTACTTTGCAAATGAGTCATTCTTAAATGCTCAAGTGGGTAGGAGACCCTCCTACGCGTGGCGAAGTATTATGGCAGCTAAAGACATAATTATGAAGGGTGCTAGATGGTGTATTGGCAATGGTCTTAATGTACGCATCTAG